The Seleniivibrio woodruffii genome window below encodes:
- a CDS encoding SLBB domain-containing protein — MKKIFLLLLLAVSVCASAASLADEALFNQIINAQKDKLGITDRQSNVQDRNLQNTGQTGNTPQNNLQNVQTGNTTPNVIKQPKEVLIYGHDMFGTSDTASGSSNQFVADQNVNVPDDYVLGSGDTVRLQFWGRTAKTEELVLDRSGEAFSETLGKIVLGGQTYGQAKTIVEKMVQGMEGVSASLVISNTKTVKVLVSGGVNKPGYYIMNVFGNVTQAIVNAGGVKDFADIRRVAIIRNGRTVETIDYYELINKGSYRPKIQKLMPNDVIFVPRTTKRVLVEGAIKNEAYYDIRNENTVNDVIRLAGGLASNAVSNNVVVTRVNKTDLKYTVKSLDISKGRDASFRVEDGDKITIYGLNDKNLNSVKLTGNVVYPGNYEFRKGMRISDIIKSVSYLLPDTEMSASYIVRKDVKTSETVIVPFSLDRIMESKHSAYDIALQAYDEIVVVGKYTAMENIHIDVSGEVVSPGDYAAKNNATVYEMIVKAGGLTANSDKSAIEIISYLNGSYSSEYMDINKSMSAKAPLQGFIVVHGIYESAMLNYIEISGDIMNPGEFFFHKGMSLRELLDKAVSPDKKNIRYSILIYRKNTDTSGSEVFSLDLKNLSDPKVAYTLKQGDKVIVKQVTKEVKRYVNIEGAVFDPGTYQYADNLTAGQLITMAGGLKDSAYYDAIELIRKEIADGGVEQEFISVNKDEIAKFSLMAGDRLVVRDISEYNKMDYVTLSGEVKFPGRYPIKKGEKLSSIIERAGGFTDFAYLKGAAFSRVRVRVEKQKMLDKMIRNLEREILVNANVEAMTASTTTSIDSSELMLKTKDEFIKSMRNLKADGRVVLKLSHPRLLKGSSNDLDLENGDELYIPKAPSTVVVSGSVLSPGAFVYNSKMDWEDYIKLTGGLLSQADKKNIFIMKSDGTAQKANSETLAWSPQNDRWEFSFFSKTNPLDPGDIIMVPDNYNRVPWMRNIKDITQIMMQIAVTAGVLTNL, encoded by the coding sequence ATGAAAAAAATATTCCTTTTGCTTTTGCTGGCCGTTTCCGTTTGTGCCAGTGCGGCGTCACTAGCAGACGAAGCTCTTTTCAACCAGATAATCAATGCGCAGAAAGATAAACTGGGGATTACCGACAGACAGTCGAACGTTCAGGACAGGAATCTTCAGAACACCGGTCAGACAGGAAATACCCCTCAGAACAATCTTCAGAATGTTCAGACGGGCAACACCACCCCTAATGTTATCAAACAGCCTAAAGAGGTTTTAATATACGGACACGATATGTTCGGAACATCTGATACTGCTTCCGGCAGTTCAAATCAGTTTGTTGCGGATCAGAATGTAAACGTGCCCGACGACTATGTTCTGGGTTCGGGCGATACTGTCAGGCTCCAGTTCTGGGGAAGGACTGCTAAGACAGAGGAGCTTGTTCTCGACCGTTCCGGCGAGGCTTTCTCGGAAACACTCGGGAAGATAGTTCTCGGCGGCCAAACATACGGACAGGCGAAAACAATAGTTGAAAAAATGGTGCAGGGCATGGAGGGAGTTTCCGCCAGCCTTGTTATAAGCAATACAAAGACGGTCAAAGTTCTCGTTTCAGGCGGGGTGAACAAACCCGGATACTACATCATGAACGTATTCGGAAACGTTACTCAGGCCATTGTGAACGCAGGCGGAGTTAAGGATTTTGCCGACATCCGCAGGGTGGCCATCATAAGAAACGGCAGAACTGTAGAAACCATAGACTACTACGAACTTATCAATAAAGGATCCTACAGGCCGAAAATTCAGAAGCTGATGCCCAATGACGTAATATTCGTCCCCAGGACCACAAAAAGGGTGCTGGTTGAAGGTGCGATAAAGAATGAAGCCTATTACGACATAAGAAACGAAAACACCGTAAACGACGTTATACGCCTCGCAGGAGGGCTTGCCTCAAATGCGGTTTCCAACAACGTTGTTGTTACCAGAGTCAACAAGACCGATCTGAAATATACCGTTAAAAGCCTTGATATCAGCAAAGGACGTGATGCCTCATTCAGAGTTGAGGACGGCGATAAAATTACCATCTACGGTCTTAACGATAAAAATCTTAATTCCGTTAAACTCACAGGAAATGTTGTATATCCCGGAAACTATGAGTTCAGGAAAGGTATGAGAATTTCAGATATCATTAAGAGTGTCAGCTACCTTCTTCCGGATACTGAAATGTCCGCATCATACATCGTCAGAAAAGATGTTAAAACCAGCGAAACTGTCATTGTGCCTTTCAGTCTGGACAGAATAATGGAGAGCAAACATTCGGCCTACGACATCGCACTGCAGGCCTATGATGAAATAGTCGTTGTGGGCAAATATACCGCAATGGAGAATATTCATATTGATGTTTCAGGCGAGGTGGTTTCTCCCGGAGACTATGCAGCCAAGAACAATGCAACAGTCTATGAAATGATTGTTAAAGCAGGGGGGCTTACAGCCAACTCTGATAAAAGTGCTATAGAAATAATAAGTTATCTTAACGGAAGTTACTCTTCCGAATATATGGACATCAACAAATCGATGTCTGCCAAAGCTCCTCTTCAGGGATTCATAGTTGTTCACGGAATATATGAGTCGGCTATGCTGAACTATATCGAAATAAGCGGCGATATTATGAACCCGGGCGAGTTTTTCTTCCACAAGGGGATGTCCCTCAGGGAACTTCTGGATAAAGCCGTAAGTCCGGATAAGAAAAACATCCGCTACTCAATTCTTATTTACAGGAAGAACACTGACACCTCAGGAAGCGAAGTCTTCAGCCTCGATCTCAAAAACCTTTCCGATCCGAAAGTTGCTTATACTCTCAAGCAGGGTGACAAAGTTATAGTCAAACAGGTGACTAAAGAGGTTAAAAGATATGTAAACATTGAGGGTGCAGTTTTTGATCCCGGAACTTATCAGTATGCGGACAACCTCACTGCCGGACAGCTTATTACTATGGCCGGCGGACTCAAAGACAGTGCATATTACGATGCCATTGAACTGATCAGAAAAGAAATAGCAGATGGCGGAGTTGAGCAGGAGTTCATCTCCGTCAATAAAGACGAAATAGCCAAATTCAGCCTTATGGCCGGTGACAGACTGGTTGTAAGAGACATCTCGGAATATAACAAAATGGACTATGTAACTCTCAGCGGAGAGGTCAAATTTCCCGGCAGATACCCCATCAAAAAGGGCGAGAAGCTTTCATCCATCATAGAGAGAGCGGGCGGATTCACTGATTTTGCCTATCTGAAGGGTGCGGCGTTCAGTAGAGTCCGTGTCAGGGTGGAAAAACAGAAAATGCTGGATAAAATGATCAGGAATCTTGAAAGAGAGATACTTGTTAATGCCAATGTAGAGGCCATGACTGCCAGCACAACCACAAGCATCGACTCTTCCGAGCTCATGCTTAAGACAAAAGATGAGTTCATAAAATCAATGAGGAATCTGAAGGCCGACGGAAGGGTTGTTCTTAAACTTTCCCACCCCAGACTGCTGAAAGGAAGCTCAAACGATCTGGATCTTGAGAACGGTGATGAGCTTTATATTCCCAAAGCGCCTTCAACTGTGGTTGTTTCAGGTTCGGTGCTCAGCCCCGGCGCATTTGTTTATAACTCTAAAATGGACTGGGAAGATTATATCAAGCTGACGGGCGGACTGCTCTCTCAGGCGGATAAAAAGAATATCTTCATAATGAAGTCCGACGGAACTGCGCAGAAAGCCAACAGCGAAACTCTTGCGTGGTCGCCTCAGAACGACAGGTGGGAGTTCTCATTCTTCAGCAAAACCAACCCCCTTGATCCCGGGGATATCATAATGGTTCCCGATAACTACAATAGAGTTCCATGGATGAGAAATATCAAGGATATAACGCAGATCATGATGCAGATTGCCGTTACAGCCGGCGTTCTGACGAATCTATAA
- a CDS encoding Wzz/FepE/Etk N-terminal domain-containing protein, which yields MNTENSRIEENEIDMLTLVSIIWKRKFLIAGLVFLVSLATVIYVVTQDNMYASTAVLKPVESASSPSLNGLGTLASIAGVSVSSGGSVFGDLSVLLNDRDFLAGFIKKNNLTKKLIEETAFLDTEEFKSNEKFYLSNLMKKNTSLFEDQTTKYITISFQNKNPAIANNVLSLLLKDASEVLRLKQLENVDERIANYKSEIDLTKDITLKSKLSDLVANLIQSKVLANADKYYGFSIISAPSLPDALDKVGPKRAQICIIAFFASMVLSIVGVVWYETLRKSKA from the coding sequence ATGAACACAGAAAATAGCAGAATTGAAGAGAATGAGATAGATATGTTAACATTGGTATCCATAATCTGGAAACGTAAATTTCTTATTGCCGGACTTGTTTTTCTCGTTTCTCTGGCGACAGTTATATATGTCGTCACTCAGGACAATATGTATGCCTCCACTGCAGTTTTAAAGCCTGTGGAGAGTGCCTCTTCTCCCTCATTAAACGGTTTAGGCACTTTGGCAAGTATTGCCGGCGTCAGTGTCAGCTCCGGTGGTTCTGTCTTCGGAGATCTCAGTGTTCTGCTTAACGACAGAGATTTTTTGGCAGGTTTTATTAAAAAGAATAACCTTACAAAAAAACTGATCGAGGAGACTGCATTTCTGGATACGGAAGAGTTTAAATCAAATGAAAAATTTTACCTGTCAAATCTGATGAAAAAGAATACGAGTTTGTTTGAAGATCAGACAACAAAGTATATTACTATTTCATTTCAGAATAAAAATCCTGCCATTGCTAACAATGTTCTTTCCCTTCTTCTGAAAGATGCCAGCGAAGTTCTCCGGTTAAAACAGCTTGAAAATGTTGACGAAAGGATCGCAAACTATAAATCAGAAATAGACCTTACGAAGGATATAACTTTAAAATCAAAGCTCAGTGACCTTGTTGCAAATCTCATTCAAAGCAAAGTATTAGCAAATGCAGACAAATACTATGGCTTCAGCATAATTTCTGCGCCGTCCCTTCCTGATGCTTTAGATAAGGTTGGACCAAAAAGAGCGCAGATATGTATAATAGCATTTTTTGCCAGCATGGTTTTGTCCATTGTCGGCGTTGTCTGGTATGAGACGCTGAGAAAATCGAAAGCATAA
- a CDS encoding UDP-N-acetylglucosamine 4,6-dehydratase, producing the protein MSEQILELIGRKEELFTDDISRFENELQEIVANSTFLVIGGAGSIGQAVVKEIFKRNPLKLHVVDISENNLAELVRDIRSSFGYINGDFRTFALDAGAAEYDAFIRSDGKYDYVLNLSALKHVRSEKDPYTLMRLIRTNVSNTEKTVMDSVNNGSKKYFCVSTDKAANPVNMMGASKRIMEMFLMRLSTEIPISTARFANVAFSDGSLMFAFNQRIQKRQPIAAPNDIKRYFVTPKESGELCLMSCLLGENRDIFFPKLSEKLHLITFAEIAVKYLSMIGYEPYLCSTEEEARSKVLELIDKKKWPCLFTTSDTSGEKDFEEFYTDNEILDMERFNNLGIIKNDCIYDEAVIDNFRNSINSMLARGSWTKREIVDLFNKTIPEFKHIETEKYLDGKM; encoded by the coding sequence ATGTCAGAACAGATACTTGAACTGATAGGAAGAAAAGAAGAACTTTTTACAGACGATATATCTCGGTTTGAAAATGAGTTGCAAGAAATCGTCGCTAATTCTACGTTTCTTGTAATTGGAGGCGCAGGCTCAATCGGTCAGGCTGTAGTTAAAGAGATATTCAAACGCAATCCTTTAAAACTTCATGTCGTGGATATAAGTGAGAATAATCTTGCGGAGCTGGTTCGGGATATAAGAAGCTCTTTCGGATATATAAACGGTGATTTTCGCACTTTTGCTTTAGACGCAGGTGCTGCGGAATATGATGCTTTTATCAGGAGCGACGGCAAATATGACTATGTTCTTAACCTATCTGCCCTGAAACACGTCAGAAGCGAAAAAGACCCATATACCCTAATGAGGCTTATACGCACTAACGTATCCAATACGGAGAAGACCGTGATGGATTCAGTTAACAACGGTTCTAAGAAGTATTTTTGCGTTTCAACGGATAAGGCTGCTAATCCTGTTAATATGATGGGTGCTTCCAAAAGGATAATGGAGATGTTCCTGATGAGGCTCAGCACTGAAATTCCCATTTCCACTGCCAGATTTGCCAATGTTGCATTTTCAGACGGCTCCCTGATGTTTGCTTTTAATCAAAGGATTCAGAAGCGTCAGCCCATCGCTGCTCCAAATGATATTAAAAGGTATTTTGTAACGCCTAAAGAATCGGGCGAACTTTGCCTTATGAGCTGCCTGCTTGGAGAGAACAGAGATATCTTCTTTCCTAAACTTAGTGAAAAACTCCATCTGATAACTTTTGCTGAAATAGCGGTTAAGTACCTTTCAATGATAGGTTACGAACCATATCTGTGCTCAACCGAGGAGGAGGCCAGATCGAAAGTTCTGGAGTTGATAGATAAAAAGAAATGGCCGTGTTTGTTTACCACCAGCGACACCTCCGGAGAAAAAGATTTTGAAGAATTTTATACAGATAATGAAATTCTTGATATGGAGCGGTTTAATAACCTAGGTATTATTAAGAATGACTGTATTTACGATGAGGCGGTCATTGACAATTTTAGGAATTCAATAAACTCAATGCTTGCACGTGGAAGCTGGACAAAAAGAGAGATTGTTGATTTATTCAATAAAACCATTCCCGAATTTAAACACATTGAGACCGAAAAGTATTTAGACGGGAAAATGTAA
- a CDS encoding LegC family aminotransferase: MADFAEITNFIKNLFGDSFVPLHEPRFSGNEKKYLNDCIDSTFVSSVGKYVDRLEKDFAEYTGSGYSVAAVNGTCALHTALKVVGVNSGDEVLTQPLTFIATANAISYCGASPVFIDVDLDTLGMSPESLSDFLNANCSLVGGKCVNSATGKVIKACVPMHTFGHPCRIDKICEICAEWHIPVIEDAAESLGSTYKGRHTGTFGILGVFSFNGNKIITSGGGGVIVTDDELLARRAKHITTTAKQPHKWEYVHDEVGFNYRMPNLNAALLCAQLEQVDGFLKNKRELADIYRRFFETSNIEFFKEPDCANSNYWLNAVILSGLKERDNFLEYSNSNGVMTRPIWRLMNKLSMFSDCFSADLKNSEYLEERVVNIPSSARLG; the protein is encoded by the coding sequence ATGGCTGATTTTGCTGAGATAACAAACTTTATAAAAAATCTTTTTGGTGACAGTTTTGTTCCTCTGCATGAACCCAGATTCAGCGGGAATGAGAAAAAATATCTGAATGACTGCATTGATTCCACGTTTGTTTCAAGTGTCGGGAAATATGTCGACAGGCTTGAAAAGGATTTTGCGGAATACACCGGTTCCGGCTATTCTGTGGCCGCAGTTAACGGGACATGTGCTCTTCATACTGCTTTAAAAGTTGTTGGAGTAAACTCCGGAGATGAAGTGCTTACACAGCCGTTAACTTTCATAGCTACGGCAAATGCTATAAGCTATTGCGGAGCATCACCGGTTTTTATTGATGTGGATTTAGATACTCTTGGAATGAGTCCTGAGTCGCTTTCAGATTTTCTTAATGCAAATTGCAGCCTTGTCGGTGGTAAATGTGTTAACAGTGCGACAGGCAAAGTTATAAAAGCTTGTGTGCCTATGCATACTTTTGGTCATCCTTGCAGGATAGATAAGATATGTGAGATCTGCGCTGAGTGGCATATCCCTGTCATAGAAGATGCTGCGGAAAGCCTTGGGAGCACATATAAAGGCAGGCACACCGGCACATTCGGCATCTTAGGTGTTTTCAGCTTTAACGGCAATAAAATCATTACGTCCGGCGGGGGCGGGGTGATCGTTACTGATGACGAGCTCCTGGCAAGACGTGCTAAGCATATAACAACAACTGCAAAACAGCCTCATAAGTGGGAATATGTTCACGATGAGGTCGGATTTAACTATCGTATGCCTAATTTGAATGCTGCTCTGTTGTGTGCACAGCTTGAACAGGTTGATGGCTTTCTCAAAAATAAGCGGGAACTTGCAGATATATACAGAAGGTTCTTTGAGACTTCAAATATTGAGTTTTTTAAAGAACCTGATTGTGCGAATTCTAATTACTGGCTGAATGCAGTGATTTTATCAGGATTAAAAGAGCGTGACAATTTTCTTGAATATTCTAACTCAAATGGTGTGATGACACGCCCAATATGGCGGCTTATGAATAAACTCAGCATGTTTTCCGACTGTTTTTCCGCCGATCTTAAGAATTCCGAATATCTTGAAGAGAGGGTCGTCAATATTCCGAGCAGTGCGAGGCTCGGGTGA
- the neuB gene encoding N-acetylneuraminate synthase — MSIFIIAEAGVNHNGDIETAKKLIDAAVEAGADAVKFQTFKAEKIVSRTADKADYQKAATGSDESQYDMIKKLELDKESHFKLMEHCVNRNIMFLSTPFDHDSIELLSGMGLEIFKVPSGEITNLPYLRHIGSLKKKVILSTGMADLGEIEDALNILIDAGTEKDNITVLHATTEYPCPLDEVNLRAMLTIKNAFNVSIGYSDHTKGIEIPVAAAALGADVIEKHFTLDRMMEGPDHKASLEPDELCAMVKAIRNIELAIGDGIKRPSRSEIKNKLVARKSIVASCNIKKGDTLSYDNVTVKRPGGGISPMRWDEVIGSEAGKDYMQDELI; from the coding sequence ATGAGCATATTTATAATTGCTGAAGCGGGTGTAAACCATAACGGCGATATTGAGACAGCAAAAAAACTTATTGATGCTGCCGTGGAAGCCGGGGCTGATGCGGTTAAATTTCAGACTTTTAAAGCTGAAAAGATTGTAAGCAGAACTGCCGATAAAGCTGATTATCAGAAAGCGGCAACTGGCTCGGATGAATCACAGTATGATATGATCAAAAAACTGGAACTTGATAAGGAATCGCATTTTAAGCTTATGGAGCATTGCGTTAACAGAAATATTATGTTTCTTTCAACTCCTTTTGATCATGACAGTATAGAATTGCTCAGTGGGATGGGGCTTGAAATATTCAAGGTACCCAGCGGGGAGATCACAAATTTACCCTATTTAAGACACATAGGTAGCCTGAAGAAAAAAGTAATTCTCTCCACAGGAATGGCTGATCTCGGCGAGATAGAGGATGCTCTCAATATTCTTATAGATGCCGGAACTGAAAAAGATAATATAACTGTTTTACATGCCACCACTGAATACCCGTGCCCTCTTGATGAGGTCAACCTCAGAGCTATGCTGACGATAAAGAATGCGTTCAATGTCAGCATTGGTTATTCGGATCACACGAAAGGGATTGAAATTCCTGTTGCTGCCGCAGCACTTGGAGCAGATGTCATAGAAAAGCACTTTACTCTGGATAGAATGATGGAAGGACCTGACCATAAAGCCAGCCTTGAACCGGACGAACTTTGTGCGATGGTTAAGGCGATACGGAATATTGAACTCGCCATTGGGGATGGAATAAAGAGACCCAGCCGGAGCGAGATAAAGAATAAATTGGTTGCAAGAAAGAGTATTGTTGCATCATGCAATATAAAAAAAGGTGATACTCTGTCGTATGATAATGTGACTGTTAAGCGTCCCGGAGGGGGCATCAGCCCTATGAGATGGGACGAAGTCATCGGTTCTGAGGCCGGTAAAGACTATATGCAGGACGAGCTGATATGA